The Argonema galeatum A003/A1 genome includes a region encoding these proteins:
- the dacB gene encoding D-alanyl-D-alanine carboxypeptidase/D-alanyl-D-alanine-endopeptidase, whose product MPINFQNLADVGKPISLLVLVLGCQVWGRELSAKAQSPTLASPEVLASDLAGKQVDSAKNICSAQLPEAIDAIANRPQFRRYRWGILIQTLSSSQTLYSREAQQYFIPASNTKLLTTAAALRLLGSQYRIRTSIYGNNGVLRVVGRGDPSLTDVQLKDLAQQLKRQGISQVQQLIVQDDYFQGPILNANWEWEDVQSDYGAPVNSLILNQNALALTLLPQALGQPLKFRWQDPFAKLQWQVENYSVTSKAKSKSSVEVVGVLGKPVLQIRGELSVDSEPEDFDVAVRDPAEHFLRHFQEALKSEGISVAQAKVASGNKSSNEQELASVESPPLSQLLIDTNQPSNNLYAEALLRTIGVVKKQSETKSLNTAEMGLAAIKSTLTDLGIDPQSYAIEDGSGLSRHNLVSPEALVQLLKGMAQSPEADIFRASLPVAGVSGTLKNRFKNTTAQGIVQAKTGTVSGVNSLSGYVDSPNYETVVFSIILNQSDLPAKMMRPSVDEIVLLLTRLRRC is encoded by the coding sequence ATGCCTATAAATTTTCAAAATTTGGCAGATGTTGGTAAGCCAATTAGTCTACTGGTGCTTGTTCTGGGTTGCCAGGTATGGGGAAGAGAACTGAGTGCAAAGGCGCAGTCGCCGACACTTGCCAGTCCAGAAGTCTTGGCGTCAGACTTAGCTGGCAAACAAGTGGATTCTGCTAAGAATATTTGCTCAGCGCAGTTGCCGGAAGCCATTGATGCGATCGCAAATCGTCCTCAATTCCGCCGCTATCGTTGGGGTATTCTCATTCAAACGCTATCTTCTTCCCAAACTCTCTACAGTCGCGAAGCGCAACAATATTTTATCCCCGCATCCAACACCAAGCTATTGACAACCGCCGCAGCTTTGCGTCTGCTGGGTTCCCAATACCGAATTCGCACATCCATTTATGGCAACAATGGGGTTTTGCGGGTCGTCGGACGGGGAGATCCCAGTTTAACAGATGTTCAACTTAAAGATTTGGCACAACAACTGAAGCGTCAGGGAATCAGCCAAGTACAGCAACTGATTGTGCAGGATGATTATTTTCAGGGGCCGATACTTAATGCTAATTGGGAATGGGAAGATGTGCAATCAGATTATGGCGCACCTGTCAATAGTTTGATTTTGAATCAAAATGCCTTGGCGCTAACATTATTACCTCAAGCATTAGGTCAACCGCTAAAATTTCGTTGGCAAGATCCATTTGCCAAGCTGCAATGGCAGGTAGAAAATTATTCAGTTACAAGTAAAGCTAAGTCAAAAAGTTCGGTAGAAGTAGTTGGTGTTTTAGGAAAGCCGGTTTTACAAATCCGAGGTGAGTTGAGTGTTGATTCCGAACCAGAAGACTTTGATGTAGCAGTTCGCGATCCAGCCGAACACTTTTTGCGACACTTTCAAGAAGCTTTAAAATCCGAAGGGATTAGTGTCGCGCAGGCAAAGGTTGCATCTGGCAATAAAAGTAGCAATGAACAAGAGTTAGCATCTGTCGAATCTCCACCGTTATCGCAACTTTTAATAGATACCAATCAGCCAAGTAATAATCTTTATGCGGAAGCTTTGCTGCGAACCATTGGGGTTGTTAAAAAGCAATCGGAAACTAAGAGTCTGAATACGGCTGAAATGGGGTTGGCTGCGATCAAATCAACTTTAACCGATCTGGGAATCGATCCGCAAAGTTATGCGATCGAAGATGGTTCGGGATTATCTCGTCACAACTTAGTTAGTCCAGAAGCGTTGGTGCAGTTGCTTAAGGGAATGGCACAATCACCAGAAGCTGATATTTTCCGCGCTTCTTTACCTGTGGCTGGTGTCAGCGGTACTCTCAAAAATCGCTTTAAAAATACAACTGCTCAAGGTATTGTGCAAGCTAAAACTGGAACGGTAAGTGGGGTTAATTCCCTGTCTGGATATGTTGATTCTCCTAATTATGAAACAGTGGTTTTTAGTATTATTCTGAATCAATCCGATTTGCCTGCTAAAATGATGCGTCCATCAGTTGATGAGATTGTTTTGTTGTTGACTCGTTTGCGTCGTTGTTAA